Proteins encoded by one window of Asterias rubens chromosome 18, eAstRub1.3, whole genome shotgun sequence:
- the LOC117302652 gene encoding uncharacterized protein LOC117302652, whose amino-acid sequence MKLGRNAPCSRQCDMHYSFDFGQQLHYPSNPVQPSPLYFLQPRKCSLFGVCCEGVPQQINYLIDEGTASSHSRLGEESLSLHCDNCAGQNKSSPDWCFGLLKQKLRQSPVSCLQDIACLTKQSTASEVNLAQLVGSEAQEVYVPLYDWQSFLSEYFVPLIGFKKFHQFRFLQRNPVWFMRLNPQQIKSKNSISSVRQTRCHLWSCPSRHHPLDLTQDASGIYMKR is encoded by the exons ATGAAGTTGGGCCGCAACGCCCCTTGCTCAAGACAGTGTGACATGCATTATTCTTTTGATTTTGGGCAACAGCTTCATTATCCGTCCAACCCCGTTCAGCCTAGCCCCCTGTACTTCCTGCAGCCCCGAAAATGCAGCTTATTCGGTGTCTGCTGTGAGGGCGTTCCCCAACAGATTAACTATCTAATCGACGAAGGGACGGCGTCGTCACACAGCA GACTCGGCGAAGAAAGCCTGAGTCTGCATTGTGACAACTGCGCAGGGCAGAATAAAAGCAG ccCCGATTGGTGTTTCGGTTTACTGAAGCAGAAGTTACGCCAAAGCCCAGTGTCATGTCTTCAAGACATTGCTTGCCTGACCAAACAGAGTACAGCATCGGAAGTGAACCTGGCCCAGCTCGTCGGCAGTGAGGCACAAGAAGTTTACGTTCCGCTTTACGACTGGCAAAGTTTCTTGAGCGAGTACTTCGTTCCACTCATCGGATTCAAGAAGTTTCACCAATTCCG ATTTCTTCAGAGGAACCCGGTGTGGTTTATGCGTCTCAATCCCCAACAGATCAAGAGCAAGAATTCAATCTCCTCCGTACGCCAGACACGTTGCCACCTCTGGAGTTGCCCCAGCAGACACCACCCCCTGGACTTGACGCAAGACGCCAGTGGTATCTATATGAAAAGATAA